ATGGGGGCGTGGCGCGGTCTGACGGTGCCTCAGGGTACCGACGAGGAACGCATCTCCTCCCTCCAGGATGGCTTTACCAGCGTCTACGAATCCGACGAGTTCCAGTCATTCATGGACGAACAGGGCTTTGGGCTCGTCTACCGCGACGCCGAGGAGTTCAGCCAGTTCATGGAGTCAGAGTACGAGCGCTTCGGCCAGATCATCGACGACCTCGGACTCGAACAATCGGGCTGATCGGTGCAAATGGTCTATCGTGTGTTTCGTTCGGACGTTATCGCAGCCGGACTGCTGCTTGTACTGTCGGCGGCCGTCTTCGTCGTCAGTGCCGACTTCCCCGGTGGTCGCGGTGGCGATCCCGGGGCGGCCTTCTTCCCGCGCCTGATCACGGGGACGATCGCAATCCTCGCGCTCGGCCTGCTCGTCAAGGATCTTACCGCCGAGGAGCGAGCGGCCCACGAGATCGATCCGGCCATCGTCCGCCGGCTCGTCATCGTCGTCGCGTTTCCGACGATCTACATTTTAGCCATGCCAATCGTCGGTTTTCCGCTGACAACGATCGCCTTCCTCGCTGGGCTCATGTGGTTCTCCGGTGCGCGGTCGATCCCGATGGTCCTTGGGAGTGCCGTCGGTGTCACGCTCGTCCTCTATTACCTCTTTGGAGCCCTCTTTCAGGTCCCGCTTCCAGAGGGTCTCATTCCGATTGGAGACGTGCTACCGTTCGTAATTCATGCGGGGCTGATCTGACGTGCCGTCCATCCTCGATTTCTTCGCTCAGGGTGCTACACTCGTCTTCGAACCGTTCGCGCTGGCGCTGATCGTCATCGGTGTGATAATCGGTCTTACCATGGGGTCGCTACCGGGTATGACGGCGACCATGACCGTCGCCGTCCTCGTTTCCTTCACCTTCAGTATGGAACCTGTCGAAGGGATGATGCTCTTGTTAGGAATCTACGGGGGTGCCCTGTATGCGGGATCGATCCCGGCGATTCTCATCCGGACACCGGGCACGCCGAGTGCGGCCGCAACGGTGTTCGATGGCTTCCCACTGGCCCAACAAGGCAAGGCTGGGCGCGCGATTGGGATCGCGACCGTCGCCTCGTTTGTCGGCGGCGTCATCAGTGTGATTTTCCTTGCGGTGCTCGCCCCCCAGATCGCGAATGTCGCACTCGCGTTCCGATCTCCTGAAAACTTCGCGATCGCCGTCTTCGGGTTGACGATCATCGCCAGCATCAGCGGCGATTCCATCATCAAGGGGCTGATCTCGGGACTGCTGGGTATGTTTCTCGCGACCGTCGGGCTTGATCCGAACCTCGGCTTTCCCCGCTTTTCGTTCGGGGTCGACGCGCTCACTGCCGGTATCGAGTTCATTGCTGTGATGATTGGGCTGTTCGGGATCGCTGAGGGTATCGCCCGGTATCGTGCGGGAATCGACACCGACAGTGTCAAACAGGACCTCTCGACGGTCCGGCCGACCCGTGAGGATTTAAAGAATATTGGGAATGTCACCGTTGGTTCAGGCATCGTCGGCGCGTTCATCGGTGCTATCCCCGGTGCCGGCGGGGATATTGCCTCCTTCGTAACCTACAACGAGGCGAAACGGTGGTGTAGCAATGCGGTCCCCAAATTCGGAGAGGGTAATGTTCTGGGTGTTGCAGCCGCTGAATCGGGCAACAACGCTAGTACTGGCGGTGCACTCATCCCGACGCTTACCTTAGGAATCCCCGGCGATTCGGTAACGGCGATTCTGATCGGCGCACTGCTCGTTCACGGCATTCGACCGGGCCCCGGACTCTTCGAGAGTGAACCTGGTTTGGTCTATGCGATTTTCATCGGCTTCTTTCTGGTCTACGTTCTGATCCTCATCTTCGGGCTCATCGGTGCGCGCTACTGGGCGCGATTGATTGATTTTCCTGCAATGTATCTCTGGCCCGTTATTTTTATCCTCTGTATTATCGGTTCGATAGCCTTGCGGGGTAACCTGCTCGACGCGTGGGTAATGCTCGGCGCCGGCGTGCTCGGGTACTTCATGCGCATGGATGATTATCCATTGGCGCCGATGGTATTGGGGCTCATCCTCGGACCGATCGCCGAGTCGAATCTCCGCCGGTCGCTGCAGGTCTCCGACGGGTCACTGGAAATCATCTACACCAGTCCGATCGCGATGGTAATTCTAATCTTCAGCTTAGTCTCGTTGTTCCTGCCCTTTATCCGCCATGGGATCCAGCAGTATCGGACCTAGAGGGGTCCTGCTTTACTGTCCGTCCTTCAAAGTCGCCGTCTATCCCTTCATTCGAATCGGTGGAGACGGCAGCGTCCATGATCATCATAGGATTGGCCGGTGGTGTCTTCGGAATGTCCCTCCGGAATGCATCAGCTTCTATGGCGTTCGGTTCAGACCATCCTTCGAAGCAGCTCAGTCCGAGTTAGATCCGGTCAAGATCATTGGTAAAACTGAACCGAAGATATTTCTTGTCAGCTTCTCAGACGGTATTTCCTACGGGTGGCGACCACACCGTACTTGAGAAAGGCCAAGGGTCCATACTCAAGTCGAGCGGCGCCGTTGGCACGGACGATCCAATGCGAGATTACTCCAACCAAAAACAAACCCGTGCCTCAGAGCGCGACGTGGAGATCACCGGCCTCGAGACCTGTGTTATCGAGGGCAACTTCGACTGGAACATCGTCGAGATTCACACTGACGCCGGCGTGACCGGCATCGGTGAGTCCTACCGCGGGGGTGCCATCGCAGAACTGATGCACTACATCGAGGACGTGCTGATCGGCGAGAATCCGCTCGATGTCGAGCGTCTCTTCCGATTGATGGTTCAGGAGCTCTCGGGCCACGGCGGGACCACCGGGAAGGCCGTGACGGCCGCCTCCGGAATCGAGATCGCCCTCTGGGATACGGCGGGCAAACTTCTCGGTGTCCCGGTCTACCAGCTACTGGGCGGGAAGTATCGCGACGCGGTCCGGATCTACTGTGACTGTCACGCCGGGGAAGCCTATTCGGTGGACCACGGGTCGACCGACTACAGTGACAGCGACGCATACGCCCCGGAAGCCTACGCTGAGACCGCCCGAAACGTCGTCAAGCAGGGATTCACGGCGCTCAAGTTCGACCTCGATACGCCGATCGACAACGATCCGGACCCGGTCAATGGTCGCCTCTCGAACGCCGCGATCCAGCATAAGGTCGACACCGTTGCAGCGATCCGGGAGGCGATCGGCAACGAGATCGATCTCGCCTTCGACTGTCACTGGGACTATAGCCTCGAGAGCGGCAAGCGACTTGCGCGCAAGCTCGAGCCGTACGATCTCATGTGGCTCGAGGACGTCCTCCCGCCGGAGAACATGCGCGCCCAACGCGAACTAGCGCGCTCGACCAGCGTGCCGCTTGCGACCGGCGAGAATCGATTCCGAGTCCACGAGTTCGCGGAGCTGATCCAGGAGTTCGGCGTCGATATCCTCACGCCCGATACGAGCACTTGCGGTGGGCTGGCCGAAACGAAGGCGATCGCCAACCGTGCCGAAGAACAGTATATCCCGATCTCCCCGCATAACGTCTGTAGTCCGATCGGGACGATGGCCAACGTCCATCTCGGTGCGGCCGTCCCGAACTTCGACGTCCTCGAGTATCATGCGCTCGACGTCGAATGGTGGGACGCTCTTCTGGTGCGCTCCGAACCGCTCATAGAGGACGGCTATATTGAGGTTCCTGAAGCTCCCGGTCTCGGTGTCGGATTAGACAAAGACGTTGCCGAACAGCACGCAACTGGCGAAGGGTCGATGTTCTCGTGAGACCGGAGTAGCCATTACTTTCTAATCAGGCGTCTCGAGGATCATCTACAAACGCGGGTAGACGAGTTGGACCGTGTACAGACACCACGATTCCGCGGTGGGGCCGCTACTCGGTCCAGAATGCTTCGATCTGTTCGTCGAGACGAGTGAGGACGGCGGCAAGTACGTCCCGCCACTCGTCTGGATAGTTCTCATCCTCGCCTGGCGTCGGTGCATCCGGAGGTGGATGGAAGTGCTCGCGGGTGTTGTGATCGTTGAGGTGGCGATCCCAGCGACACTCCCACGAATTTCCCGTCCGGTATTGCTCGGCGTACTGGACGCTGAAGTCGTCGGTCTCGAACCACCGGATCTGGTCAGAAGCGAATGATGTCCGGTTTATCTTGTTTAAAGTTCCCCGGATAGCCTCCGCCACGTTCACCAAGGAATACGATGGCGTCGAGGTCGCCTCTGGTAAAGCGGGCTTCGTACGACCAGAAGAACCTGTCCTCAATGTCATCATCCGACCCGTGGAACTCGAAGGAACCGTGCATATTGTGATCGAGCCAGAACTCATCCGCAACTGTCTGGCCGTCCGGCGTGCCGATTCCGAGTCCCCGGCTTAGAAGCTCTTTGGGGTCAGCGTCCTCGCGGAACGAGACGTAGTCATCCCACGAGTCGAAGCCATGTTCTTCGGCTTCGGCCTGTTTCTCGTCACCGGTCTTTTCCCGCATATCTCGTTCCTTTCGAAGGAGCCGTCCCGATCCCGTCAGTTTGTACGTTCGCAGGTAGGGATGTCCGATTTCCTTTGTCTGCCAGTCGATTTCGGTCGGGTGTCGATCCCGCGGGAATTTCGGCAGTTCAACCTCGTCCTCCACGACCAGCGTATCGTATACCCCCATTATGGTCGTTATACCATTTCCTTGTACATATACACCAGCCAGCGGTCGCTCAACTTGAAGCAGCTCCGAACGCGCGTTTCAGCTGAATCAGAGCTTTGCCGACCCACCCCTCGTACCGAGTGAGCGTGACGATTGGAAACCACGATTCAGTGCTACCGGAAGACACCCCTCATACCGAATGAGGCGAATCCCACCGATCCGATTCGCGTCGTCTCATATCGGATAGACGAGTGAAACGTTATGGGGAGCGAGGATTGTTACGGATGAGCTCGTGGCGTTGTCTCTCCGGATGTCTATGATCTGTATGAGCGGATAACTGCAACCGAGCAGATGGAGCCGTTATCGTATGATCGTGTGTCTCGCCTCCTCAAAGAACAGTCGTTTCTCGAGATCACGGAAAGCGAGCACACAGGCGGTGGCCCAGGCGAGGGGAGCTATCTCGAACACAAACTGATTCGAGATCCGGAGATAGTTCTTGATGCGCTGAACGACGGCTGAGGTCTGTCTTGTGTTGGCGGTACGATTTCTCGTTGTCGTATGAGACGCTCCCCTCAATATCTCTGCCTCACTCGGTACGAGGGGTGTGGATGGTGAGTGGACTCTCGAAAGTGACGAATATCCAGACTACCGTGGATGCTACTGGTATACGTGAGAAGAATCTACTTACTCGATTCGAGGAGCCGCTCGGGATCGGCTCCGTGCTCTCGAAGCGCGTCCAGACAGGATTCGAGGACAGCCATCGAAACCCCATTATCGAAACGAACAGCACTTCGTCGGGGCTCGGGCCACTCACGATGATCGATCTGGACGTACGGGTGGCCAAAGGGTGGGTGTGAACCCCTCCATCCTGCCCAACCGTGCAGGAACAGCCCCTCCATATTGATCGCAGTCGTCGTTCTCATACAGAGAGTACACACCTACTACCTACAAAGCGTGGTACCATACAGAGCATACATTTAATTGACAGCGTAGCAAAAGTACGTATATGTCGATCGATATCGATCAGTTTGACGAACGCTCTTCGGAGGAGTTAGCGGAGCTCAGCAATCCGGAGCACGCCCTTCGGTTCCTCTATGAGAACCGCGATCGAGCATGGAAGGCAAAGGAGATCGCCCGTCGGACGCCCGTCCCCGAAAACTCGATCCATCCGGTCCTCTCGCGACTCGAGAAGCAGGAGCTCGTCCGACATAAGGCTCCGTATTGGGCACTTACCACTGATCTGGATCGACTTCGCCAGGCCTACGATCACCATCGGGTGACGCGCCTGTTCGATGATTGCTATGGGGACGAGGATCGAGACGAGTGGATCGAGGCGAGCGAACAGGCTGAGGAATGATTTTCCCGTGGAACGATCGTTTACGGGACGGATCCGTTCACCAAACTAGCTCTCAACAAACACCTTTACCACTGCTTAATTTAGAGTCTATGTACGCTGAGCGGCTATGGAATCAACAAACGACACAGAAACTCAACGAAAGAGCCTATCGACGCGCGAGTCACAGGCATTGTCACGGCTCGCAAGCGAGAACCGGCAGGTCATTACTAGTAGTGATCTCGTGGATGCACTTGACATCCCACGGAAATCGGCGAAGGACATGGCGTATGCGCTCAAGGAGAAAGGCTGGCTTGAGCGTATCGCGCACGGGAAGTATCTCATCCTGCCGCTCGCTGCAGGCGAGAACTCTGTGTATACCGAGCACGAGTTCGTGATCGCGTCCGCCCTCGTGGAGCCGATGTACGTTGGGTACTGGAGCGCGCTGAATCACCACGGGCTGACGGAGCAGTTGTCCCGGACGGTGTACATCGTGACGACAGAGCGCGCTCAAGAGCGTGAAATTCACGGGGTCACGTATCGTCCAGTGTCGGTCACTGCACAGAAGTTCTTCGGCTATCAACCGACTGCGGTCGGATCGAACCAGGTGAACATTTCGAGTATCGAAAAAACGCTGGTCGATTGCGCCGACCATCCGGAATTCTGTGGTGGTATCGGTGAACTCGCAACGGCGATGCAGAACGCGGTCGAAACGCGATGTTCGTGGGAACGAGTCGTCGAGTATCTGCAGCGAGTTGGGAACGGTGCCGCAACGAAACGACTCGTCTACCTCGCTGACCAGTTGGACATCGACCTTCCGGAGTACGACGAACTCGTCGAGAACTTCACGACTGGATACCCGCTGCTCGACCCGACGAGAGAAGCGACGGGTACCCGCGACAGTAAGTACCAACTGCGCCTGAACGCGACTCCCGAATCGTTTCTCCCGGATGAGTTTGCATGATTTCCGATGCACAACTCCGGCGGCTGGCCAGAGAACTAGCGGTCCGCCTCGGCTACGCAGAGAAGAACTACGTCAATTCGTGGATCCTGTGGGCGATCTACACGAATCCCTACGGCGACAACCTACTGTTCAAGGGCGGAACCGCTCTCAGCAAGTTGTACTTCCCGGAGATGTGGCGCTACTCGGAAGATCTTGATTTCGGTGTTGAGGGAGCGTATCACGGGACTGAGGCGGAGTTGCAAGACGCACTGGAAGACGCGACTAGAGCCTCCGGCATCGACTTCGAGGTGACCAAACACCGCGAACTGCAGAAAGAAGCGTATCCGACGCACTACGTCGATATCGATATCCAGTACACCGCCATTCTCGGTCACAAGAACACGACGAGTCTGGACGTCATGATCGACGAATACGTTGCGTTCACCTCGGTAAACCATCGCCACAGCTACGAGGACGTCCCCGAATTCGAGTTGACCGCATACAGCCTGGAAGAAATCTTCGCAGAGAAGTTGCGAGCGCTCTACCAGCGGTCACAGGCTCGTGACTACTACGACCTCTATCGGATGATTACCGAGGCTGACATCGACGACTCGGGTATTCTCCCGGCATTCACGCGGAAGTGTGAACACGACGGGCTGGACGTCGATCTTCGCGACGGGCTTCCCGAAGAGAAATGGGATGAGATCCGTGACGGCTGGAAGAATACGCTTCCCGATTTGGTTGCAGAACTCCCCGAGTTCGGTCCCGTCTATGAAGCACTCGAAGACTACATCGATTCGCTGGTAGACGAACAGCAACGCTAGTCCTAGTGGTGGGCGCCGGTACGACCGAATTCCCGAGCGTGTTCGCTCTCACTTACATCGTAGCGTTCTTCTATGCTATCGGAACGCCCAGTGACGTCGTGTGTATCCGTTGGTACCAGCCAGCGGACACTCCTCTTGAAGCGTGAATACGTCGCAGAGGAACGGACTACTGAAGATAGAGACTACGAGGAAACAGCGCTCTTAGCCGACGCCAAGATATCCCGCAGATTGGGTAGCGATCGTTTCTGTCGTCGTCTCGGCGAGATGTCCCTCTTCGCGCTCCATGTCGGCATGCCGAATCGTGACGACTGTCCACGGATTCACGTAGCTCTCTCTCGGTAGACCACCTGAGACGAAGTCATCGTCAGTGAGCGAAATAGCAACTGCCCGTCGTGTCGTCGTAACCGCCGCGTAGAGCGCTTCCTCGTCGTGGAACGGGTGGGTACGATCACTCAGGCAAACGTACGGCCGGTAGTCGTGGTCCGCGAGAAGATCGGGGCCTTTTACGACTGCGCCGCGCTCGTAGTATCCGTCATTCCTCGTCGCCGTAGTAGTCGTCCGTCGTCGAAGCAGAACTGGCGTTCGTCTGTGCAGCGTAGGCGGCGAGACGATCGTCCTCGGCGATAGCCCAGTATCGGCCCCGATGGCGAACGAGGCCACGATCCTCGAGGCGCGAGAGTGTAGCGCCGACGCTCCCGCGCTTGATGCTGGTCGCTTCGTGGAGTTCCGTCTGCGTGAACGCCTGATCACGGTGGTTTGCGAGGAACTGCAGTAGCCGATACGGGTGCGTCCCTTCCTGGAGATCGAGCGCGTCCACGGGTTCTTCGTCGAACCGGTCGGTGCTGATCGGCATATGCAATAGAATGCAATATAGTGCAATAAACTGTGGGTGTGGGGAACGAAATCCGTGGCATCGACGGATAGTGGAGGAGTAGCCGTGTCCACCCAGCCACCGGAGCAACAGCTGAACGGTTCAAATCCGATTCTGAAGCGGGAATCCACTCACCATCACAGGATCGCATCCGATGGAACGTGCGGGCGATCCTCGTCCCACGAGATGGCAGCGAGAAGCGCAACGAGATGGTCGAGACGTTGATCAAAGACGTTCAACGGATGTGTATCGAGAAACGCTGCGGCCTCGCGTTGAACCGTCTCTCCACGGTGATCGATCTGGAAGTGGCATTCACCGAGATCCATGTGCGTTTCATCCTGATGCCACCCAAGCATGAGGTCTCGTTCGGGCTCAACCCACTGGATCTTGTAGAAGTCGTACGGATGATCCGGCGGAAAATCAAATGAAATGTAGAGCTCAGCGTCATCACCTAAGGCAGCCGACTGCAGGAATCGGTGGGGATCGATAGCGGCACGTACACCGACTTTGTTCTCGGCGGAAGTGTGATACCACACGTTTCGAATCGGCGTGTCCGCCGAATCGACTTGTGTCTGAAGCCGATTGTGGAGACGAGTAAGTAGCGTCCGTCGATCGAGATTCGATCGATTGGCGAGGAAGATCATCGGATCCTACTGGGAGAGTGGGGACGAGGAGTTCGATGGCTCGTTCTGCCCAGGATAGAGGGATTGAGCATCGTCGTAGAGTTCAAGCGCATGTTTCAGGAGACGTTTGTTGTCCTCACACCGTTCCCAGCGGCGGAGGATGCGACTCCGTTCTCGCACGTCCTCGCTGGAGAGGCTCTCGTCGGTGAGTGTCGCTTCGAGATCGTCGCATGAGTCGACGCCGTAGTCAGCCATCCAGTCCTCGATCGTCTCCTGAATGCTCGCAATTTCCTCGCGAAGGTCAGCCTGGCTGTGTTCGTTGATCAACTCGGTGAGTTCGTTGAAGTAGCGAAGTTGGTAGTTCGGCGCGTATTTCGTGTTGCCGTCGTCTCCTTCGATGGCGTGTACCTGCCCGAATTCAACGAGCATCTCCAGTTCGTCTTTCGCGGTTTGCCAGGAGGAAACCTGTGCTTCGGCGCGTACCCAGTCAACGGAGCGCGACTGGGTGAGCGTCATCGCGATCTCTCTCACACGCTCGCGAGACGAAAGCCCCTCCGTCCACGAGTTGAGTCCAGAGTCAGTCATACAGGCTAGTACGTAGTCAGATCTATTATATCTATTGAGCACTCTCACATATACGAGAGCAATTACACACTTGGAAGGGTAGCCGTGGTTGTGATCGGCCCGTATGTAATCAGAGACGATCGCTTTAACCACCCTCTTGATACGGAAAATCAGGGAGGGTTCGACATACTCTTGAGTCGATTCAGATCCGCGCTCTCATAGGCAACACGCCACATCGTGTGGACTGCACGAGTAACGAGTGAGACCTCTCCAACGCGGATACAGGATGGCTCGGTGTCGACAGTTCGAGCATCCGGTGGTGAATGGAAATGCCGGTCAGGAGAATGGGTGTTGGGATGTCGGTCGAATCGCCAGTTTACATCTGCGCTGTCGACGTAGTGAAACGAGTAGTTATCCAGTGTACTCCACTGGATGTCGAATCGTGCCGAGTCGGCATCGCCGAGTCCGTCAGTGAGTTCGATTCTGAGTTCTGTGGGGGTAACTGGGTCGTCGTAGCCTGTTTCTGCGACCACTGGTTCGAGATTCAGCCAGAGCGTCCGAATGCGCTGAAGTGCCGGGAGGTAGATCGTTCCGAACTCACCGGCACGATCAGTGGTCATGCTGTGAGCTGCTCACTCGCCTCGTCGTAGGCGAGGGCCGCCTGCGCGACTGCGAGGTTCTGGCGTGTCGTCTTCCATGCAGTGACGTCTTCCCACTCCTCATTCGCTTCGTTGGGCAATTGCCGTGCCAGCTCTTCGGGTGAGAGTGCATCGTATTGTGCTTCGTAGTCTCGAATTTCCGCTTTCATCCGTCTAATGCCGCCGAGAATTTCGTCTCGGGTGGCCTGCTCTCTGAGTTCATGAATCCGCGTCATCAGCACGCGATCATCGTCACGTCGGTAGCGTGTGGTGCGGCCGTCCTGTGCGGTAGCCGCGAATCCGGTCGCAACAAGCGCATCTAGATGCCGGCGAGAGGTTGGTTCGCTTACAAGTGCGCGCTCGGCGATCTCGGCCGCAGACTGTCCGTCATGAGTCTGTTCGAGGACTTCATAGATGCGTTCAAATGGCGTCGTCTCTTCCTTCCACTCCTCGGTTACGTGGTCGTTGATGTCTGTCCAGCTGTTGTCGTCGGTCATACGAGTCAGTACGCTCTCCAAAGACAAATAATTTTCTGGAAAAAACATTCCTTCCTAATCAGTGTCCTTCTTGGAATCCAATCTAGTGGATAGCGACTGAACTGACCATATTCGACCTGTATCTGGAATGAGGCTAACACTCCTTTCTCAACAACTGAACCCCGTATAGGGTGAGAACGAAGGGTAGTTTACTCGATCGTCTACGCTGAGCTTGCCGCTGATGGCCACTTCAGTACAGGATCGAAGTTGGATCAGTCCTTCGAGGATTTCAGTATTCACATCGTAGAGCCGTCGCGAAACGCCCTGTTCTACGCGAGCGTAGGCTCATCAGTGCAATCAGAGCTATCTCGCCCGTGTCCGAGTTGATTGACGGACCGGTCTCCAAGAAGCGAGAACATCGGAGTACACTACTCGATAAAATGGGATTGCGTTACAGAAATCGACCGATCGCCGAGCGCGAACGATTCGATCGATTTTCGAATCGGCGGCAATTGAGGAACGAGCCAACTAAAGATACTCGCCGATCCCCGCACCAGTAGTTCAGGAACGTACTGTCCATAGGTAATCCAGAATGCGAGATTCTGTGCGCCGCGCCGCTGCAATGAGATAACGCGCTCAACTGTCGGGCGACGGCGTGTTTCAAATTCGGCCAGAGTCTCCTCGGGCACTACTCCTGTGCTGTCACGTAGCGCCGTGGCGAGCACATCGTGGATCACGACTGCATCCTCGATAGCCAGCGGATTCCCTTGAGCGCCTATTGGACTTGCGGTATGTGCAGCGTCCCCTACTAACGCCATTCCATCCCGGGACCAGGTTTCTGCAGTACCCGGTGCGATATCAAGTAGGGTAGTGTCCCGGAAGCCATCGAGATGACGATACATTGCCGACGCGAGTTCGGAATCGATGGCTGCGATGCGGTTAGAGAACGCGCTGAAGCCCCCGGCTCGAATCGACGTCCATTCACCATCCAGTATCGGATATCCCACTTGGAGTTCGCCGTCTCCCAATCCGAAATACAGGAGAATACCGTTACGATCGATGCGGCCCTCAGTGCGGGCATCAATCGCTCCACTTGGAAGTTTGAACCACACAAGATCTATCGGGGATTCGAAAAACCCAGGATCGATTCCAGTGCTTGACCGGACTGTGGAGTAGCGCCCGTCGGCACCGACTACCACGCGCGTATCGAATCGAACGTCGGCATCCGCTTTGCGATCGTGAGCCTCGATGCCTTGGATGGTGCCATTGCCTTCGACTCGCAAATCTGTGACTGTCGTCGAGGGGTGGAACGTGAACGTAGTATATGCATCCGCTCGATCGACGAGATATTCTAGTAACGACGGTTGTTCCATCATCAAGGCGTAAGGATACTCGGTATCGAGCACGTCGAAGTCCAGAACTGAAACATCTGTTCCGTAGAGTGAGAACGTACCGTCGGTCACGGTTTCGTGAGCGAGATCGAGTACATCGTCGAGAACACCCATTTCGTCGAAGAGGCGAATCACACCTGGATTCCACCCGAACCCACGGTACTCGCGCTCGAACGTCGCGGCCCGCTCGATGAGTGCAACATCGACCCCACTCCGAGCGAGCAAGTACCCTAGAACAGCACCACCAGGCCCACAACCGGCGATAGCGACATCCGTGGTTTCGACACGATCAGGCATATCTACTGTTTCGATTGTCAGCGATTTATACCTCTTGGGCCGCGTTCATACGCTCCAGAGTGGACGTGTCACGAGCTATTCCGTCTGTACAGAATCTTTCGTGAGTATCTCACGGCACTTCACAATATACGCACTATTACTGAGAACCAGTTACGAATGATTTCGATCGCAAAATCCGATATTTGCTCACGAGATGTTGCTCACACGTCTTCAGTTCGGAAAAACACCCAAGAGATTGGGAAGTGGGGGAGGGGAGTTGACAGCAGTGTGGATGAATATGCCATCGACAGGCTGTCACTCGAACCGCACTAAATGGTAGAACGTTACCCCTATTAATTAATTTCTATCTAAATGGCCCCACACAATATCTGGCCAGGAAAGACAGTCGTTGAACAAATCTCTATTTGCATGCCTGACAGACTGTCAACGGATAGTAGGTTCCTCCTGTCTTCCCTGCATGCGTAACTAACGGCTCTTGTGCGGCCAATTGCTGGCTCATAGGGCGACTTTTGAGCACTCGACCGCCTTCGGGCAGGGGAGGATTAGTGCGCTTCAATTCGCGAGCAAAAATTTGACCCAGCGTTTTGGGCCTTATTGAAACCCTTAGTCGGCGATAGATACAGAGAAAACAGATATCAAGAACAGTTACGACTTGAAAGCTATGTT
This genomic interval from Halalkalicoccus subterraneus contains the following:
- a CDS encoding winged helix-turn-helix domain-containing protein yields the protein MTDDNSWTDINDHVTEEWKEETTPFERIYEVLEQTHDGQSAAEIAERALVSEPTSRRHLDALVATGFAATAQDGRTTRYRRDDDRVLMTRIHELREQATRDEILGGIRRMKAEIRDYEAQYDALSPEELARQLPNEANEEWEDVTAWKTTRQNLAVAQAALAYDEASEQLTA
- a CDS encoding FAD-dependent monooxygenase, translating into MPDRVETTDVAIAGCGPGGAVLGYLLARSGVDVALIERAATFEREYRGFGWNPGVIRLFDEMGVLDDVLDLAHETVTDGTFSLYGTDVSVLDFDVLDTEYPYALMMEQPSLLEYLVDRADAYTTFTFHPSTTVTDLRVEGNGTIQGIEAHDRKADADVRFDTRVVVGADGRYSTVRSSTGIDPGFFESPIDLVWFKLPSGAIDARTEGRIDRNGILLYFGLGDGELQVGYPILDGEWTSIRAGGFSAFSNRIAAIDSELASAMYRHLDGFRDTTLLDIAPGTAETWSRDGMALVGDAAHTASPIGAQGNPLAIEDAVVIHDVLATALRDSTGVVPEETLAEFETRRRPTVERVISLQRRGAQNLAFWITYGQYVPELLVRGSASIFSWLVPQLPPIRKSIESFALGDRSISVTQSHFIE